The genomic window CTTTGTTGACAAATGGCCGTTGCCTATTAGCTTCATTCTTGATTGTTTAATGTTAGTAAATGGTGCAAAGGATATATTTTCTGGGAAGCAGAGGGCGGTTTGCAGGACAATTTTATGTTGGGTCTACTTTATGGCTGGGATTTTTCCATCTAGTAGGGGAACTATGACATTAGAATATCCTGGGTATGCCTCAAATGAGAAAGCATGAAGAAAATCTGCTTTGTTTAAGGTACGATGTGTTCCAGCCCCTTGGGGGTTTGGAATACTTCCCAAGCCAGGAAGTGTGTGGTTGTAGTTGGGTAGGACTTGTTCTGAAGGACTGTTGGACTTCTGTTAAACGTACCAACTCATGGAAGCCTGTCGGCCAGTATATAGCCCAAAGGAGGCAGGCAGCCCCAAGTCCAGATTCCTGGGTGCTCGTGCCTCACACAAGCCAGTCACCCACACAGGCTAGAACTAGGATTCAGTAGGAGGCATGATGTTGGGACCCAAGGCTAAAAAGGAAATCTTTGGGCATCACAGGATGTGGAAGGAAGTCCCCAACAAGTTAGGAGCCACTATGCCTCCTGGTCTGCAGTCAGTATGCacccctcgccccccaccccaacacacatatatacctcCCAAAGCAGCAGCTTTGAGGAGGGCCCTCCAAACAGGCAGCTTCAGCTGAAGGTAGCTTCCCTACAACAAACATAGTAGGAAGAGAACCAGTGCTATCTGCAACAGCCCGGTTATGCCTGGCCCCTGAGCGTTGGCCTTGGCCGAGGCTTCCTGAGTCCAGCCAGGGCGGTCCGGCTTGCTCTGTCTCAGCCGCACTGACAAAACAGGACAACCTTGTTCAGACTTTCAGTTGTCCACAGCAATAAAGAGCTCATCCGTTTACTTGGCTTCTAGCTCATTACCTCTGCGTGTTCACTGATGGAAGACAGAATGTAAGTTCCTGGAATTTAAAGATGCCTACGTGAGTGTTtcctaaaattgttttaagtGAGCCAGCCAGATCTGCTCCTGGGGAAGaatggggtgaggggctgggcctcaggactgggggggggggagagggacatCTGGGCCCTGCAGCACAGCTGGTGGCTTTCAGCACTAGTCCTAGGACCCCTGGTGAGGTGCTACTGCTGGGGCCTTCAAGGGGCAAGATGTCCAAAGTAGAGCTAAAGGCAGCTCAGCTTGGAGGGATACAGTGGGTGTTCCTATCAACCATGGGGCAAGGGGTAGGAGGTCCCAGGTGAAACTGGTGGAAACCTGTCCCCAGAGGTCTGCTCAAGGACAGGATTCTCATAGCAAGCTGGccggtggggctggggggctgggaaagggctctgcagctctccctgccctgAAGCTCCAAACCGGGGTGAGGGTTCCCAAGGGGAGTTGCAGGTGTCCAGGGACAGTAGCATTTGCCCAGAGCTGCCCTCCCAGACATTCCATTCCAGGGAAGGAGTTGGGCCACTTTTCCTTACTGCAGCCACTTCCCACTTCTGATTCCTCCTTAGTGTTTGGCCCGCCATCTACCTAGGCCTCAGATTCTGCTGAGAACTAGAAGCTGGATGTTTCTCCACCTTCTGCCTCTCTGAACACAAGAACACAGGCCTGCTCTCTGTGGAGAGAGACCGACTCCAGCATTTCCAACAACTTGAATCCACGAAACCCGTCCCCTCCTTAAGGGCTGGGAGTGGCTTTGAAGCACGGCTGCCACCTTGTGGCAAAAATCACCCACAGTGCTCGCTCCGCACAAAGGCGAGGAGCCCGGGGGGCCAACCATCCGACAGCATCTCTGAGCCCGTGCTTGTCATGTACTGCtcattttttattctgatttcctGGGGAAGTggcaaaaaaacaaatgttgacCTTCAGATGGAAAAGAATGTAAGAGAGCAATTTTCTATCTTCGTTCAAAAAACTCCGCCACCACCTGCTTCCCCTGTAGTCATATTGAAGAAAGGAAAGCGCGCCCTCTGCTCTGCTGACTGATCATCACAAACATGCAGGAAGAACTCACAAGTCATGGTATATGAGCCACTGACTGCAAAGTGAATGGGATGAAAATTTCTTTCACCTGATGTGACAAAATAGGCTGAGAGTTACGGGACAGGTATACTtctttttacagttttgtttttactggAACAAGGCATAGGGTTTGTTGCTCTTTCATTGATCTTTATTTTGTAACAAGAATCAtcaggaacaaataatccaggaCAAAGCTGCAGGAGACCGGTTTCATGCTGGAAAGGCATGAACTTCTGTTCGTGACCTCCGCTTTTCTAAGGTGTTGAGAACAAATGTCGACAGACTCCAGTGGTAGAGGTCCCCATGCTGCCTCCCAGATTCAGCCTGCTGGGGGGCCTGGCAGTACGGCTCTGTGAAGCTAGAGGGCCAGGCCCCAGTCTTGGTGGGCTCAGCACAGCACAAAGGCTATGGGTTCTCCAACTTTCTAAAAGCTGACAGGGCATGGAGGGGCTCAAGAACAATGTGCGGGCCACAGGCATGGAACATCTGCATGAGGTCCTGGGCCAACTAGATCACAGTAGGGCCCCATAGCAGAGTCCAGGCCGTCCGCCTGGGACTGTTCCTGCCAAAAAACCGCTCCCCTCAAATGTATCAAAGCAATCCCACGCTGCCACCAGTTGGGACACAACTCATGCTCGATCTCTGGGTTCTCTCAAGAGGAAGTTTTGTTAGGGAGCAGGGGGATAGCTCAGGAAGAATTCTCACCCTTGTTGTTCTTGAGGATAAGCAGAGACCCGTGGAGATTCTTATTTTTCCAGTAACAATATAATAGCACCTTGCCCACCGCTTGCCTCCTGGATGTGGCCTGGGAAGCCACAAGTTACTGCCTCTGCCTATCTCCTAACAATGCAGGAGGGTCTGGGACCCCCTTTAATCAAGGACTGACTTCCAGGTTCCCTCTCAGTGGTTAACTCCTGTCCCTGCTCGAGTGTTCTGCTTTCACACGCAGTTGTCTCTTCCCTTCAAAAAGCAGAATGCTCGCAGCCATAGCCGAGTTCAGGCTGTCCACACCAGGCACAACGGGGATTAGCAGCCGCTTGCCCCTGGTACTCTCGGCCAACTGCAGGGACTCCAGGCTCAAGCCGTGGGTCTCCCCACCTATCACCACAGCTGCTGGTGCCTCTGTCCAGTCCAAGTCATAGCTCTGGACCTCAAGTTCAGGGAGCCAGGCTTTACCGGCTCCAGGTTCTAgatcatcttcctcctcctccacctcctcctcatACTTGTGCAGCCTTGAAAGTCGTCGTTCACATACCCAGCCATGGTCACTGGCTTTATTAGACAGCTGGGCCTGGGCATGAAGGCCACAGTTGTCAGCCACGTAGACCCGGGTGTTTGTGGGCAGGTAGTTGGGCAAGGTTTCCCAGTCCAGATTATTGATGATGGGCACCTGGAAGTGTGCACCCATCGCTGCCCGTAGCACTTTGGGCTCCCAGGCATCCACACAGCCTAGAAAAGACAGGATTCAGTGAGGATTACAAACCCTCCCAGACAAGGGGACTTTTGGATAAATCAGATTAATTCTGGGtcaggaaagaaagcaaaaaatgtcCTACTGTAGCCTTCTTGAGAGCTGGGACCTCTACCTTCCTAATTATGGCAACGTCCAGCAAAGGGACCACAGGATGAATTCCTGCTAGTGCtgaaacagactttttttctgccttcaaCAGGACCATCCACCTGGGCCAGATACTGTACAGGAGATGCAAAGAGCATTAAAGCCCCAACCTCAAGTGGCACAGTGGGCAATAGTGTTGGGACAATATCTGAACACGACTACAATATCAGCAATTGACGTAAAAGCAGCATGAACAGGGTGACAGAAAACCCTGGTACAAAGTGGAACAATCAGGAAAAACACCCCACAGAACAGGACCCTGAGCTGGATCTGGAAGGACAGGAGGAAGCTGTCAAAGAAAGGCGGGGGGAGTGATAGAGAACGCCACAGCCCAAACCCTGTAAGGAAGGTGATCTGGCCAATAATGGATGGGGTGCAGTGGGAGATGAGACAAGAGGCAGGCAAGGACCAATTTAAAGGAGGGTGGGTAGCCAAGCTGAGGAAGTTTGGGATTTTATCAGACAACATAATGGGGTGGAAGGATTTTAAGCAAAGGAGTGACAGAATCTGATTTATGCGTTACAAAGAAAGACCCATTTGGCTTCAATGTTGAATCTGCACCAGGGCAGCGAAGCCACTGGAGAGGGGGAAAATTGATGGGAACCATTACAGTAATCCAGGGAGAGCCAAGGCAACAGCCTTCTCCTACATACACCTGCACGCCCTCTCACAACACAGTAACAAGGCTAAAGGAAGTCTTCTTAAAGAATTGCTAAGcccagggcaactgggtggctcagtgggttaaagcctttgccttcggctcaggtcatgatcccaggacccggggatggagccctgcatcgggaatctctgctcagcagggagcctgctccccctgaccccagcctgcctctctgcctacttgtgatcgctgtcaaataaaaacttaataaataaataaataaataataataatcttaaaaaaaaaaaaaaaaaaaagaattgctaagCCCAGCCACTTGCACGCGCTCTTTCCCAGGACTGCAGGCCAGGGGCCCACCCTCCCCGAACTCATTGGCATAACTCTCTGCATTCTAAGTTACATTCTAAATTACCGCAAAAACTTCAGGAAAAGAGTTAAGTAGgcaaaccaaattttaaaatgtgcccaCACATTGCACCAACGGGCTTCCTCCAACACCGCAAGGACCCAAAGGTGGGAGGTGGGCTCTCTGTCAAGAAGCTGGAggtgagggagggacaggggaggggccgAGACCTATGAGGAGAGCCATCCAGCCTGACCCCTTTCCCATGGGGAGGAAGGGACGAGAGATTTCCCCCCTCGCCCTCATACCCTCCATCCTGGGCACCACACCAAGTgttccctgctccttccccacctcctctctccgCACCACTACCATCAATGTGGAAACCGCCCACCTGCAATATAGAGGTACACTTTCAAAACCACACTGGCTCTTGGGGGTGGCTAAGCAGGCAGGGTACTGATGATGGAACCCCAGACCGAGCTCTTCATGCTGGTGTCCCTGTATCTACTCCACCTATTCCAACAACGTGGGACAGGGACAAAGGGTTGAAAGAAACCACTGAGGCAAGTCTCAGCAGTGGGTGTCATTACTAGTTTACAATGAATGATCCTCTCCCTCCCGCCCTCCTCACAAGTTGTAAGAAGCAGTTTTTAGGTAGGTCCCAGGTGTTAGGTAAGTCTCTTTCGAACCAAGCCCActcatctcatttcttttcttttcttttttttaaagtttttatttatttgagagcaagagagcaggatgggggggggggggcaagcagagggaagggtagaaggaggaggaaagcagactccccactgagcagggagcctgacatggggctggatcccaggaccaagggatcatgacccgagccaaaggcagttaaaggcttaaccaactgactgagcaacccaggcgcctcCTACTCATCCCATTTCTGATGACAGGAGAGAAATGTCATGAGGCTAACTTGTGTGGGGGTGTCTGACCCATCCCAAGGCTAAGACAAATGCATCCCAATTTCATAATCACACTCCATCTGCATCATTCCTTTTATAGCATTCAGCAGGTCAAGAGTTAGAAAAGTCTCATGTACCCAATATTTTGGTAACTCAAGATCATTACAGGAAGGACTTGAAATTTAAAACTGGCATCTATTTCTTCCCCTGACTGATTTTAAGTTAATAAtatagcaaaataattttaaaagagcatcCGCATTTCCTCAAGTACTCGGTGTGTGCTGTGCCAAGCCAAGTGCTGAGAACCCCACATGCATGCCATCTCAATCTTCAAACAGTCTTACCAGGTTCTGTTATCTACCatgttacagaggaggaaaccaacaCTCAGAATATTGCTCACACATAGAGCTAATAAGGGGCAGATCCAAGACTCAAATCCATGAGTGTCTACCCACAGAGCTGGCTCACTTATAAATGGCCACCTGACCCACCCAGTAACAAGTGCTCTGACCTTTGGTGAGTAATACTTTGCTGCAGCCAGCCCCAGCAGCAGATCGCAGAATCGTCCCCAGGTTCCCAGGGTCACGGAGATTGTCACAAATCAACAATAAGGGCAGCAAGTGGCGAAGCTGAGTCTCTGGGTATGTCATCTTAACATGGTCAGGTTTGGCAAAAATCCCTGAGGAAATAAAACAGGTGGTTCACTTGTCTGCTGTGACCAAGGAAATTATTTGGCTTTTCATTACTTTATCCATCTTCCTATATTTAGTTACATGAGTAATACAGGAATacattctgatttaaaaaattcatacaggggcacctgggtggctcagtgggttaagcctctgccttcaggtcaggtcatgatctcagggtcctgggatcgagccccacatcaggctctctgttcagcagggagcctgcttcccccactctctctctctgcctgcctctctgcctacttgtggtctttctctgtcaaaaaaataaataaaatcttaagaaaaaagatctCACACATACAGTCCTACCAGTGATACCCAGCCCCTAtaactgttttgcttttttttccccaaagattttatttatttatttatttatttgacagagaggcaggcagagagaggaagggaagtaggctccctgctgagcagagagcccaatgcggggctcgattccaagaccctgggatcatgacctgagcccaaaggcagaggctttaacccactgagccacccaggcgcccctgttttgcttttttttttaaaagattttatttatttgacatagacacagtgagagagggaacacaagcaggggggagtaggaaagggagcagcaggctccccgctgaaaagggagccccatgcggagcttgatcccaggacccagggatcattacctgagctgaaggcagacccttaacggctgagcacccaggtgcccctcacccccatAACTATtttgaccaaaggcagaggcttaacccactgagccccccaggccccccccccccccccaataactATTTTGGATCAGAGGCTGTATCCCTTCAAAACGTTTCATGCATCtacctatgtatatatacatctacCCATAAAGaggcattattttcttttgcacAAAAGATTCACACCCTGTTATTCTGTAACCTTATTCAATTCTCTAACATGAGATGTCTTAGAGAACTTCCCACATCGATCCATTCGGAGCTACCTTATTTTAACTGCTTCACGTTATTTTGTAACATGAACATCCCAGGTTTATTTAGCTCTTCCCCAACTGACTGCCATTtagcttattttccattttcccctaTTATAAACAACCCTGCAGCGAATATCCCTGTATCTCTATGCACATGTCCTAACATTTCCTATGAAAAACTCTTGCAAACACAATCAATATATGCTGTGTGCGGGCTCCTCATGTTATCAGAGGCTCCTAAACTgccgccccccccacccacccctgccacaGGCCAGTCCAATCTATTTACACCAAGAACACATAAATACCTACACCTAAGCCATCAATGAAAGCACCAAGATGATATTAGGCGCCTGTCTAAAGGTCCTGCCCTTAGGAGCCACAGACAGCTTTAAGTCCATTCAGTGGGGCAGGGGTCTCAGTTCTTTAACTTCTACCTGACCGATAGATGTAGTGATAAGAGCTCTCTACCAGAGGCCCTGCTTCTATCACTGGATTTTAGAGAGGTGCTGGAAGTCTGACAGGCGGTCTtacctctttctccctttgcccaacccccccccctataaataaaaataatacataagaataagctaaataggggcacctgggtggctcagtgcgttaaagcctctgctttcggctcgggtcatgatcccagggtcctgggatcgagccctgcgtcgggctctctgctcagcggagagcctgcttcccttccactctctctgcctgcttcactgcctacttgtgatctctgtctgtcaaataaatgaataaaatctttaaaaaaaaaaaaagaataagctaaataatatgtatttttcagagTCATGAAATGATGAAAGCAGTCATGACAAGGAGGGTTACAGAAGTCCTGGGTGGGCTGGCCACTGTTAGCACACAGGCCCAAAGTGGCAAGCATAGTGAAAATGAGTGATACCTGTACTGTAGCATAAAGTAAGGAATTAGAAGTGTAGCTAACGAGAGCACAAACACTTAGAGTAAATGAAGGACTCTAGCAGTCCCAAATCCCCACCCTGGGAGAGAGTTCTAAGCGCAGGGTCACAGATCCTTATGACTTGCTGGATTACAGAACAAGAGATGGTCCCCAGAATATCCTCTCCCAACTAATCACTGAACTTGACCACAAGGAAACACATGCACAATGATCTGAGAGACCCTGCCCCTTACTATCCAAGAGAAAATTCTCCACTTACTGCCATTCAATTATCAGATCTAAGGTATAATTCCAAAgtcaaaaagatataaagaattcaattttggggtgcctgggtggctcagaggtttaaagcctctgcctttggctcaggtcatgatcccagggtcctagggtcaagccccacatcaggctctctgcctgcctctctgcctacttgtgatctctgtcaaataaataaataaaatcttaacaaaaaaaaaaagaatttagtttttccatatttgaaaaaaatatcttcCAAGTGCTAATAGACCCCACAGTCTATTAGAATCTTGTTAGAGTCAACCAAATAAAGACACGGTTTCCTGTTCAATGGGCCAAGCAGGCTAATAGCTTACAGCTTACTCCTCGTAAGTAAGCTTCTAGAATAACGGGGTCAACGCTGGAGAGGTATCACCACACTGGCAGA from Mustela nigripes isolate SB6536 chromosome 16, MUSNIG.SB6536, whole genome shotgun sequence includes these protein-coding regions:
- the MRM3 gene encoding rRNA methyltransferase 3, mitochondrial isoform X4; translated protein: MTYPETQLRHLLPLLLICDNLRDPGNLGTILRSAAGAGCSKVLLTKGCVDAWEPKVLRAAMGAHFQVPIINNLDWETLPNYLPTNTRVYVADNCGLHAQAQLSNKASDHGWVCERRLSRLHKYEEEVEEEEDDLEPGAGKAWLPELEVQSYDLDWTEAPAAVVIGGETHGLSLESLQLAESTRGKRLLIPVVPGVDSLNSAMAASILLFEGKRQLRVKAEHSSRDRS
- the MRM3 gene encoding rRNA methyltransferase 3, mitochondrial isoform X5, which gives rise to MTIVKSRPFREKQGKILLEGRRLIADALKAGAVPKVFFFSRLEYIKELPIDKLKGVSLIKVKFEDIKDWSDLVTPQGIMGIFAKPDHVKMTYPETQLRHLLPLLLICDNLRDPGNLGTILRSAAGAGCSKVLLTKGCVDAWEPKVLRAAMGAHFQVPIINNLDWETLPNYLPTNTRVYVADNCGLHAQAQLSNKASDHGWVCERRLSRLHKYEEEVEEEEDDLEPGAGKAWLPELEVQSYDLDWTEAPAAVVIGGETHGLSLESLQLAESTRGKRLLIPVVPGVDSLNSAMAASILLFEGKRQLRVKAEHSSRDRS
- the MRM3 gene encoding rRNA methyltransferase 3, mitochondrial isoform X3 translates to MAALVKGWSSVMTIVKSRPFREKQGKILLEGRRLIADALKAGAVPKVFFFSRLEYIKELPIDKLKGVSLIKVKFEDIKDWSDLVTPQGIMGIFAKPDHVKMTYPETQLRHLLPLLLICDNLRDPGNLGTILRSAAGAGCSKVLLTKGCVDAWEPKVLRAAMGAHFQVPIINNLDWETLPNYLPTNTRVYVADNCGLHAQAQLSNKASDHGWVCERRLSRLHKYEEEVEEEEDDLEPGAGKAWLPELEVQSYDLDWTEAPAAVVIGGETHGLSLESLQLAESTRGKRLLIPVVPGVDSLNSAMAASILLFEGKRQLRVKAEHSSRDRS
- the MRM3 gene encoding rRNA methyltransferase 3, mitochondrial isoform X1, whose protein sequence is MAALVKGWRWVTRPLLWVVQTWDLDRRRWVRALRRSPVRVVFPSGQVVERKPGPGKQPQRAAAEASPYEQRPKQPLQVSRSQTPCTWEESGLRYDKALPGDRRLSSVMTIVKSRPFREKQGKILLEGRRLIADALKAGAVPKVFFFSRLEYIKELPIDKLKGVSLIKVKFEDIKDWSDLVTPQGIMGIFAKPDHVKMTYPETQLRHLLPLLLICDNLRDPGNLGTILRSAAGAGCSKVLLTKGCVDAWEPKVLRAAMGAHFQVPIINNLDWETLPNYLPTNTRVYVADNCGLHAQAQLSNKASDHGWVCERRLSRLHKYEEEVEEEEDDLEPGAGKAWLPELEVQSYDLDWTEAPAAVVIGGETHGLSLESLQLAESTRGKRLLIPVVPGVDSLNSAMAASILLFEGKRQLRVKAEHSSRDRS
- the MRM3 gene encoding rRNA methyltransferase 3, mitochondrial isoform X2; its protein translation is MAALVKGWRWVTRPLLWVVQTWDLDRRRWVRALRRSPVRVVFPSGQVVERKPGPGKQPQRAAAEASPYEQRPKQPLQVSRSQTPCTWEESGLRYDKALPGDRRLSVMTIVKSRPFREKQGKILLEGRRLIADALKAGAVPKVFFFSRLEYIKELPIDKLKGVSLIKVKFEDIKDWSDLVTPQGIMGIFAKPDHVKMTYPETQLRHLLPLLLICDNLRDPGNLGTILRSAAGAGCSKVLLTKGCVDAWEPKVLRAAMGAHFQVPIINNLDWETLPNYLPTNTRVYVADNCGLHAQAQLSNKASDHGWVCERRLSRLHKYEEEVEEEEDDLEPGAGKAWLPELEVQSYDLDWTEAPAAVVIGGETHGLSLESLQLAESTRGKRLLIPVVPGVDSLNSAMAASILLFEGKRQLRVKAEHSSRDRS